In Nocardia sp. NBC_01327, the genomic stretch CGCCAGCCGCGGATGCTGCTCGAAGTGCGCCGCGAGCAAGTCTTGGATGCGGCGCTCCGACTGCTCAACCGGAACGGGTACGGCGCACTCACCATGGAGGCCGTCGCCAAAGAGGTCGATCTCGCCAAACCCCGTGTCTACGCGGCATATCCGGGTCTGGAGCCGATGCTCGTCGCGCTGCTCGAACGTGAGGAGCAGCGCGCACTGATGACGCTCGCCGACGCCATGCCGGTGTTCGAGGACACCGGCAACTTCGACGACATCCTGCTGGATGCGATGACCAACCTGCTGCGGGCCGTCGCCGCGAATCCCGAATCGTGGCGCCTGCTCTTCCTGCCCGCCGATGACGCCCCCGCCCCGGTCCGCACCCGCTTCGACACCGGACGGCGGTTCGCCCTCGAACAGCTCACCGCGCTCCTGGAGTGGGGCCGCGATCGCCGCCCGGGTCTCGCCGAACTGGACCTCGAACTGACCGCGATCTCACTGCTGGCCATCGGCGAGCAGGCCGGGCGCCTGGTGCTCTCGCAGCCGGATCGATTCACCCCGGAACGCTATCGGGCCTTCGCCCGCGGCCTGCTCGGTACGATGTCGGCGCCTTCCGGCTCCTGAGCGGACGGCCGTTGTAAGCGGATTGGAATGGCGGACTGCGATGATATGGGTCTTGTTGCCGAGCAAGGAATATGCCGATGACGAATACCCGTACCACCGCCGAGCAGATCGCGATTCGCTGCGTGCGGATGATGGGCGACGGCGCTCGCGAGGAATTCGAAGCCCTGGTGCACCCCGAGGGGTTCAATCGCGAGTCCGCCGCCGAACCGCCGCCCGCTCGCGGCGCCGGGCCGGAGGCGTTCTTCGCCAGCGCACAGTGGCTGCGCGCCGCGTATACCGACATGAGCTGGGAGATCCATGAGGTGGTCTCCGACGGCGATCTCGTTGTCCTGCACACCACGATGCACGGCAAACACGTCGGCACCTTCGTGATCTACGATGCGGACGGCCGGCCCGCACAGGCATTCCCGTCGACCGGAAAATCCTTCGCCGCCACCCAGACCCACTGGTGCCGGATCAGCGACGGCCGGTTGATCGAACACTGGGCGAACCGCGACGATCTCGGTCAGGCCACCCAGCTCGGCTGGGCCCCACCCTCTCCGGCCTACCTGCTGCGCATGCAGGTCGCCACCCGCCGCGCACGCCGCGAGAGCTGACCATCCGCGACCGCGACCGGGTCGCCTGCCCAGGGAGCGACCGAGCCCCGACAACTCGGACGAATCGACGAGTCACAATCCCCGTCGACTATCGTGACCTGCGTGCTTACCTGCCGGGTGCTCGGACCGATCGAAGTCGAGGTCGGTGGAATCAGGGCCGATCTCGGCGGACCTGTGCCGCGGCGGCTGCTGGCCGCACTGTCCGCCGCGGAACCGCGCTCGGGCTGCTCGACGACCACGATGCCGACCATGATCTGCTGATCTTGGAGGCGCATCTGCGCCGCTGTAATGCACTGGCGGACTTGCACTTACCGGAGCGCTTGCGCCGGGCGCCCGATAGCCGGGTCAGCGCGCTGCTTCGTAGGTGCTCTTCGGTGTCGGAATCAGTTGGTAGTCGGTGACGTCGAAGGTGGGGGTGAGTTCCGGGTCGTGCCGGGCGCTGTCGGTGCGCACGATGCCGCGCAGTTGCAGCCACTGGTCGTCCGGAATCACCTCCGGCAGTCCGGCCAGGTGCACCAGCGCGTATTGGGCGTCGGCGACACAGCAGGTGATGACGACCTTGGCGAGATCGGCATCCGCGGCGCCCGGGTGATCGCGTTCGAGATCCTTGGGCCGGACGATGAATCCGCTGATGGTCACCTCCCTGCCGTCCAGCGAATGCGTGGAGTCCTGTAGCGCCCGCTGGACGAGTTCGACCACCGGCACGGCCGGCGCATCGCCGGCAGGCAGTGGCGGGAACGCGCGCTGTCCGGGCAGTGCCGAGGCCGCATCGCCGGTGATGGCCTGGACCGGTGAGCTGCTCTGTACTCCGTTCGCGCCCAGTGCGGGCGGGGCGATGAACAGCAGGGCCGCGATCGGCAGGAGCAGCAGCCACTGCGCTCGGCCGGTGCCGTGCTCGTGCTCGTCATGCTCATCGGGTGCGGCGCCGCGGCGGATATCGCGAACAATGGCCACCAGTGCCAGCACAATGAATCCGGCCGCGCTCACCAGCAGATACGGATGCAGGCTCGGTTTCACATAGCGGGCGTAGCTGCCGTCGAGCGTGATCCACAGGACCGCGCCGCCGATGAGCAGCAGCACCAGATTCTGCGCTTCCCGTTTCATCGCGCGCCTCCGAGGAATACGTAGCCGGCAATGCTGCCGCAGACAATGGCCACCCCGAAGGTCAAGGGCGCGAATCGGAGTGCGAACCTGCGGCCGAAACTGCCCGCCTGCATGGCGAAGAGCTTCACATCCACCGCCGGGCCCACCACCAGGAACACCAGCCGTGGGAGCAGCGGCAGGGTGGACATGCTCGAGGCGACGAAGGCGTCCGCCTCCGAACACAGCGCGAGCACGATCGCCAGTACCGCCATGACCAGGACCGCGATCACCATCTGCCCCGCCAATTGCTGATACCAGGCGGGCGGGACCAGCACATGCAGTGCGGCCGCGGCTGCCGCGCCCAGCACCAGAAAAGCACCGGCCTGCAGCAGATCGTGCCGGGCGGCCTCGGTGAAGACCTCCCACCGGGTGCGCCCCGCCGCGCAGTGGTCGTGCCCGCGCTCGCGCGGCCGCATCCACTCCGGGCGGCCGATGCGCGACCACACCAGACCCATCACAATCGCCGTGGCGAGGGAGCCGGTGAACCGCGCGGCCACCATGCCCGGTTCGCCCGGAAATGCCACCGCCGTCGCGATCAGCACCACCGGATTGGTCGCGGGCGCCGACAGCATGAACGCCAGCGCCACCGACCCCGGTGCACCCTGATCTGTCAGCCGCCGGGCCACCGGCACCACGCCGCACTCACATCCCGGCAATGCCATCCCCGCCAGCCCCGCCACCCCGATCGCCGCGGATTCATTGCGCGGCAAAATCTTTCGCAGCAGCGCCGGAGAAACGAAAGCCGCGATGGCCCCACTGACCACCACCCCGAGCGCCAGGAACGGCACCGCCTGGATGAACATCCCCGCGAAGATCGTGACCGCCGTCTGCAGCCGCGCCGATGTACCCACCGCATGCGCCAGCGGCACCTGCAGCACCAGCCCGACAACAAGCAGCACCACCAGCGCATAGGTCGAAGAAACCTTCGTCCGCACAATATTCAGACCATTCGGCGCGACCACCCGCCCATCCTGTCAGCCGCTCCCCCGAACCGCCCCGCGACGGACCGGCCATATAGTGCCAGTCGTCGAAATCGCTTGATCCAGTCGAGCGCCGGAGAGCAGCGGGAGCTGCGTTCCCCGGCGCCCGAAGTCCGCACTGCGGGCTGCTACGCCACGGTCCACTGGCCGGTGCGGTCGGACATGCCGCTGTCCATTCCGAACTGGACCTTGGCGATCGTGGCGTCCGCCGGAACCTGGAAGACCAGGAAGCCGAGGGCGTTGTCACCCGGAGCGATGGTCAAGGTGGTGCCGAAATTCGGGCCCGCCGAGGTGTCGGCGTAGGTGAGGGAGGCGGGGAAGGTCTGGCCTTGACTGTCCACCACCTTGGCGCCGTTGGAGGGCGCATCGTCGTATGCGGCGGTGCCGGTGTTCACGATCCGGAATTGCACTGCGTAGTAACGCTTCCCGGGCGGCAGAGCGTCCACGTCGTCACCACTCGTCGGTGCGTCGATCACCTGCACCACCGTCACATCGGCCTTGGTGCCGCTCGCTATGCCCTTCAGGCCGATGGTGTCTCCGACCTTCGCGGGCGCGGCCTGCGCGGCGGCCGGTCCACCCGAATTGGCCTTGGTGACAACGGCATCCCCGGTCGACGGACCGCAACCGGTCAGAGCGACTGACACCGCGAGCGCCCCCAGCAGAGCAGTGGAGCAACGGCGCACATACTTCATTCTGAATTTCTCCCCTTCAATGTGCCAGTGTGGCAACGCATATTGATCGCGGAGAAAGATCATCGTGTTAATCGCCGGTGCTCGAGGCCCGATCTCACTGCGGATCAGCCTGTGTCACACCGGGTTTACCGATACGAATTCGTAGGCATGAGACACCAGGCCGTCACCGACCCTCCGCGTGTCGACCAGGCGCAGCGGCTTTCTCCGACAAGTCTCGCCGAAGAGGCGCAGGCCGGTCCCCAGTACAACCGGGAAAACGACCAGGCGCAGTTCATCGGCGAGGTTGTGGTCGATCAGGGTGCGCACGAGCTGATAGCTGCCGTAGACCAGGA encodes the following:
- a CDS encoding TetR/AcrR family transcriptional regulator, producing the protein MSSPAKRPRQPRMLLEVRREQVLDAALRLLNRNGYGALTMEAVAKEVDLAKPRVYAAYPGLEPMLVALLEREEQRALMTLADAMPVFEDTGNFDDILLDAMTNLLRAVAANPESWRLLFLPADDAPAPVRTRFDTGRRFALEQLTALLEWGRDRRPGLAELDLELTAISLLAIGEQAGRLVLSQPDRFTPERYRAFARGLLGTMSAPSGS
- a CDS encoding ester cyclase — protein: MTNTRTTAEQIAIRCVRMMGDGAREEFEALVHPEGFNRESAAEPPPARGAGPEAFFASAQWLRAAYTDMSWEIHEVVSDGDLVVLHTTMHGKHVGTFVIYDADGRPAQAFPSTGKSFAATQTHWCRISDGRLIEHWANRDDLGQATQLGWAPPSPAYLLRMQVATRRARRES
- a CDS encoding TIGR03943 family putative permease subunit, which encodes MKREAQNLVLLLIGGAVLWITLDGSYARYVKPSLHPYLLVSAAGFIVLALVAIVRDIRRGAAPDEHDEHEHGTGRAQWLLLLPIAALLFIAPPALGANGVQSSSPVQAITGDAASALPGQRAFPPLPAGDAPAVPVVELVQRALQDSTHSLDGREVTISGFIVRPKDLERDHPGAADADLAKVVITCCVADAQYALVHLAGLPEVIPDDQWLQLRGIVRTDSARHDPELTPTFDVTDYQLIPTPKSTYEAAR
- a CDS encoding permease; translated protein: MVAPNGLNIVRTKVSSTYALVVLLVVGLVLQVPLAHAVGTSARLQTAVTIFAGMFIQAVPFLALGVVVSGAIAAFVSPALLRKILPRNESAAIGVAGLAGMALPGCECGVVPVARRLTDQGAPGSVALAFMLSAPATNPVVLIATAVAFPGEPGMVAARFTGSLATAIVMGLVWSRIGRPEWMRPRERGHDHCAAGRTRWEVFTEAARHDLLQAGAFLVLGAAAAAALHVLVPPAWYQQLAGQMVIAVLVMAVLAIVLALCSEADAFVASSMSTLPLLPRLVFLVVGPAVDVKLFAMQAGSFGRRFALRFAPLTFGVAIVCGSIAGYVFLGGAR
- a CDS encoding DUF4352 domain-containing protein, producing MKYVRRCSTALLGALAVSVALTGCGPSTGDAVVTKANSGGPAAAQAAPAKVGDTIGLKGIASGTKADVTVVQVIDAPTSGDDVDALPPGKRYYAVQFRIVNTGTAAYDDAPSNGAKVVDSQGQTFPASLTYADTSAGPNFGTTLTIAPGDNALGFLVFQVPADATIAKVQFGMDSGMSDRTGQWTVA